The region TCGTCGAGGACCCGATCGACCAGGTCTTCGTCGCGGTGTACGACGTCTCCCGCGAGGACGAGTCCCAGCTCGACGGCTGGGAGGCCGCCGACTCCGGCCTCTACCGCAAGACCAAGGTCCGCGTCACCACCATGGCCGGCTCCGTCGTCGCCTGGACCTACGTGCTCGACGCCTACGAGGGCGGCCTGCCCTCCGCGTCGTACCTCGGCGTCCTCGCTGACGCCGCCGAGGCCGCCGACGCCCCCGACGACTACGTCGCCGCCCTCCGCCGCCGCCCCTGTCGCTCGATCGGGCACTAGCGGCGGCATGAATCCCCGGTCGACCGGGGATTCTGGCGCTTGTCGGGGTTTGCAACGGCTGTCAACCGTCAGAAGTGGCCGTCAACCCTTCCCCTCACGCGACGGCGGAGGAGAAGAGCGCATCCCGGATCATGGCGGCTGTGGCGACCGGCCGCTCGAGATCGGACCAGACGATCCGAAGGCAACGCCACCCCTTCAGCCGGCAGATGAGCTCCTCACGCCGCTTCTCCTTGATGACGACGTCGGACGCACGTTCGCCTTGCTTCAGCAGCTTCTCGTATTTGACCTTGCCGTCGAACTCCATGAACACGCCGTGCTCGGGCCAGGCGAAGTCGACCCGATGGATCACGCGACCGTTCGCGTCACGGATCTCGTACTGAGGCTCCGGCATCGGCAGGTGCTGGCTGAAGCAGAGAAAGTACGAACGGGCCTCACCGACGGTCTCGATGCGAGGATCCGCGAGACGAAGCACGATGTCGCTCGACAGGGTGCGCGGCCAACAGGTCATGCCTTGCTGTCGCTCGGCAAGCTGCACGGGCGTGGTCAGGCCGCGGTGGAGGAGGTCGTCGACGACCACCAATCCGTGCTCGACGTCCGTCATGGCCGTGATCTCGAGAGCCACCCGTGTCGGCGACATCACCGGAACGCCGTTGCGCCGGACCACATCGCCGAGCTCGACGGCACCACGATGCTGTCGGACACCTGCCTCGGGCCGCCCGATCCGACCGTCGGTCCGGGTGACGTGGACATCGTCGAGTGACAGGCCCCAGATCGGCGCGTCGTACTCGAGGAGTCCCGTGACGTGCGAGAGCACGAGCTCAGTTCGCGCCTGGGCCAACACCGCGCGGGCTCTGACGGAGTGTCGGCCCCCAGCATCGAGCTCGCTCCACGCGGGTCCGGAGACGTACGCCCCACGCCGCGGCTTGGCGAGCACACCGGATCTCACCATCACGGCGAGGGATCGATCCGTGAAGCCATCGTCGATGTACCGCCTGCGGACGGTGACCGGCGTACGACGGGGGTCATCGGGAGCCCATTCAGCGGGAGGCAACATCATGGAGAAAGGGTTGCCCGCCACGGCGCCCTCTGCCAGCCGCCCTATCGCTTCTGTGGATAACCGGACAGGGACTTCTGACGCTGGTCGGGGTTTGCAACGGCCGTCAAGCGCACGAATCCCCGGTCGACCGGGGATTCATGCCGGCGGTCGCCCCTACCCGGGCGCCACCGTGTGACAGACAGCCTCGACGTTGTTGCCGTCGGGGTCGCGAACGAAGGCGCCGAAGTAGTGGTCGTGGTACTCGGGCCAGTGGCGGGGCTCGTGGAGCACCTCCGCACCCACCGACACGGCGGCGTCGAAGAAGGCGCGTACGGCGTCCGCCGACTCGGCGACGAAGGCGATGTGGACCTCGCGGTTGGGGCCGGACGACGGGCCGGAGCCGTCGGGCTGGGTGCTGATCCAGAAGTCGGGGTGGCCGGGGGTGCCGTAGCCGAGGGCGACCCCGAAGTCCATGACCCGCTCGAAGCCGAGGACCCCGAGGGCCTTGTCGTAGAACGCAGCTGCCGCCGGCAGGTCGGCGCAGTTGATGCCGAAGTGGTCGATCATCGCTCCATCGTGCCCGACTAGAGTCGTGCGGGTGAGTCATGCTGCCGTCCAAAATTCCCCGTACGAGCACGCCGCCCACGCCGCTGAGCGGCTGGCCGAGCTGACCGGCATCGAGCGGCACGACGTCGCCCTGGTCCTCGGCTCGGGCTGGCTGCCCGCCGTCGACGCGCTGGGCGAGGCGACCGCCGAGATCAGCACCACCGACCTGCCCGGCTTCAGCGCCGCCGCGGTCGCCGGGCACTCCGGCAGGATCCGCTCGGTCCGCGCGGGCGACAAGCAGCTCCTCGTCTTCCTCAGCCGCACCCACTACTACGAGGGCAAGGGCGTCGCTGCGGTCGTCCACGGAGTGCGTACGGCGGCCCGCGCCGGCTGTCGCGCGATCGTGCTGACCAACGGGTGCGGTGGTCTCAAGGAGAGCTGGACGCCGGGTACGCCGGTCCTCATCTCCGACCACATCAACCTCACCGGCAAGAGCCCGATCGAGGGCGCCAACTTCGTCGACCTCACCGACCTCTACAGCTCCCGGCTGCGGACGATGTGCCGCGAGGTCGACCCGAGCCTCGACGAGGGCGTCTACGTCCAGTTCCCCGGGCCGCACTACGAGACCCCCGCCGAGGTGCGGATGGCCGGCATCCTCGGCGGCCACCTCGTCGGCATGAGCACGACGCTCGAGGCGATCGCCGCCCGCGAGGCCGGCATGGAGGTGCTCGGGATCAGCCTGGTCACCAACCTCGCAGCCGGCATCAGCGACCAGCCGCTCAACCACGCCGAGGTCCTCGAGGCCGGCCGGGAGGCCGCGTCGCGCATGGGCGACCTGTTGGGCCGCATCGTCCCCCGGATCTGAGGTGGCCGCCGCCGACCGGACGCGCCTCCGCCTCGTCGAGGCGGCGACCGAGGTGCTCGCCGAGGACGGGGTGTTCGCCGCCTCGCTCGTCGAGATCACCCGCCGGGCGGGACAGCGCAACCGCGGCGCGGTCCACTACCACTTCGGCACCCGCGAGCAGCTGCTCGTCGCCGTGCTGCACCAGCACGCACCCTTCCTCGCCGCCCGCGAGGGCGAGCTCCTCGCCGCAGCGCGGGAGACACCCTCCGACGACCTCGCCTCGGTCCTCGAGGCGATCGTCCGACCCGCGGTCGAGCTCGCCGAGACCGGCCCGTCGGGCCGCCAGTACCTCGTCATCGTCGGCCAGCTCGTCGAGGAGTTCGACCGCCTCGACGAGGCGGTCGCCGCGGAGCTCACCGCCACCGGTGGGTACGACGTCTACGCGCTGCTCGCCGAGAGGATGCCGCCCCTCGACGAGGCCCTTCACAACGAGCGCCTCGCCCTGATCACGGGCTTCATCCTCCGCTCGGTCGCCGACCGCGCCCGCGCCGTCGAGCGCACACTGGTCGAAGGAGGGGTGGCCGGCCGCGCCCAGCTCCCGACGGAGCGCTTCGTGCGCAACCTGGTGACCATGGCCGCCGGGATGGCAGTCGCCCCACCCATTGACGTTAATACGCCCTCTTAGTACGGTCCCCTCATCACCGAGTGATGGGGGTCACATGAGGGCAGTACGCGTGGTCCGCCACGGCGAGCCGAGCACGGCCATCGAGGTGCAGGACGACGTCGAGGTCCCGGAGCCGGGACCCGGCCAGGTCCGGGTGACGGTCGCGGCCGCCTCGCTCAACTTCGGCGACATCGCCCGCTGCCGCGGTGGCGTGGCCGCGGTGATGGCGCAGCCGCCGTTCACCCTCGGCATGGACCTCGCCGGCGTCGTCGAGGCGGCCGGCGACGGAGCCGAGGAGTGGGTGGGCCGCAGGGTCGTCGGCATCTCGCCCCAATCGCTCGGCGGTCTCGCCGAGCGCGCGCTCGCCGGCAGCTTCTTCGAGGCCCCGCCCGAGCTGGACGACGCGGAGGCGGCGGCGTTCACGCTGCCCTTCCACATCTCCTACCTCGCCCTCCACGAGCGCGCCGCACTCCAGCCGGGCGAGACCGTCGTCGTGCGCGGCGGCGCCAGCGCGGTCGGTACGGCGGCGATCCAGCTCGCCGTCGCGGCCGGCGCGCGGGTCCTGGCGATCGCCGGCGGACCGGACAAGGCGCAGCTGTGCCGCGACCTCGGCGCCGAGGTCGCGATCGACCACACCTCCGAGGACGTCTTCGACGCGGTCATGGACGCCACCGGCGACCGCGGGGCCGAGGTGATCTTCGACCCGATCGGTGGCGAGCAGACCGAGACGATGTGGACCTGCGGCGCGCTCGGCGGCCGCTACCTCGCGATCGGCTTCAACGACGACCCCGAGTCCGGTCTCACCGGCCGGCCGCTGCGCAAGCTGTCGATGGCCAACATGTCGGCGCTCGGGGTCCTCCTCGCCTACCTCGACACCCCCCGCGACTTCCGCCGCTTCGGGATCAACGCCTTCTCCCCCGCGACCGGCCAGCGGGTCCACGCGGCCCTGCTCGACCTGGTCGCGGCGGGCAGCATCCGGCCGGTGATCGGGCGCCGGATCGGCCTCGACGACGTCGCGGCCGCCCTCGAGGACCACGCGGCCCGTCGTACGTCGGGCCGCACCGTCGTGCAGATCGGAGCACCCTCATGAACCCCGACGACCTCCAGGCCCAGGCCACCGAGCAGACCGGGCTCGACGACTTCGGCGACCCGAGCTACCGCGAGGGCCTCGAGCGCTACTGTGCCGCCCTCGTCGACGAGGCCCAGCTCAACGACCTCGGCAACGTCGCGCTGCCGCCGTCGCTCGTCGCCGCGCTCACCAACCGGCTCAAGGTCGTCGACCACGCCAAGCAGCACCCCGAGGTCACCGAGGAGCGGATCGAGGCGCCGGCCATCGTGATCGGCATGTTCCGGGCCGGCACCACCTTCCTGTCCAACCTCCTCGACCTCGACCCCTCCAACCGCGCGCTGCTGGGCTGGGAGTCGCTCGACTCCGTGCCGCCGCCGCAGCCCGGCGAGCGCAAGACCGGTCCCCGCGTCGACGCGGCCCAGGGAGGCGTCGACATGCTCGAGATGCTCAACCCGGCGATCAGCGCGATCCACCACGAGGCGGCGTACGACCCCACCGAGTGCATCGCCGTGATGGGGCAGGCCTTCCAGAGCATCTCCTGGGAGGCGATCGCCAACGTCCCGTCGTACGGCGCCTGGTGGCGCGCCGGCGACAACCGCGGCGCCTACGACTACCACCGGCTCGTGCTGCAGACACTGCAGAGCGCCGGCGTCCGCGGCCGCTGGACGCTGAAGAGCCCCCACCACGCGCTCGCCCTCGACGCCCTCGTCGACACCTACCCCGACGCCCGCCTGGTGCTGCTGCACCGCGACCCGGTGACCCTGACCGGTTCCGTCTGCAGCCTCATCAACGTCATGTCGAGCACGTTCTCCGACGCCGACCACCGCTCCTACATCGCGTCGCACTGGAGCGACACGCTCGAGGAGTCGATCGACCGGATCGAGGACTTCCGCGCCCGCCGCCCCGAGCACCCCATCCTCGACGTCCGGTACGCCGACCTGGCCCGTGACCCGGTCGCCACTGTGCGCGGGATCTACGACAGCCTCGACCTCGAGGCCGGAGCCGGCGCGTTCGAGGCGATGAGCGCGCACCTCACGGCCCATCCGCGGGGCGAGTTCGGCGGGCACCAGTACGACGTGGCCGAGTTCGGCCTGGCCGAGGCCGCGATCCGGGAGCGGTTCGCGGCGTACGTCGAGCGCTACGACGTCGAGCCCGAGCACCTGGCGGCACCGGCGGGCTAACCTCGGCCTCGTGCCCCGCATCTCCGGCGAAACCCTGCAGCAGCACCGTGAGCAGCTGCAGCGACGCGTCTTCGAGGCCTTCGCCGACCTGATGGCCGAGCGCAGCTTCGACGCGATCACGATGGCGGCGATCGCCGAGCGCGCCGACGTGGGCCGCACCGCGATCTACCACCACTTCCCCGACAAGGAGTCGGTCGTGGTGGCCTTCGCCTCGCACGAGACCGAGGAGTACCTGCACCGCCTCCGCGACGTGCTGGCCGGGTCCGAGGAGCCGCCCGAGCGACTGCGGCTCTACCTCCGCTACCACCTCGCCGAGGGCGAGCGCTTCCACATGGGCCTCGGCCCGCAGCTGTACGGCGTGCTCGGACCCGACTCGCGCCAGGCGATCCGCCAGCACGTGGTGGCCGTCGAGGACGTGCTGCGCGGCATCCTCGAGTCCGGGATCGAGGACGGGTCGTTCCGCATCGAGGACCTCGACACCACGATGTCCCTCATCCACGCGTGCCTGAACCCGCGGCACCTCCCCGCAGCCACGATCGAGTCGTTCGTGCTGCGGGGGGTCGGTGCCGCGGGTCCAGGGTGAGGCGCTACTTCTTCTTCGGCTTGGCCACCTTGTAGGTCGCCTTGCCGGCCGATGCCTTGTGGTTGGCGTCGCCGGCGTACGTCGCCGTCACGGTGAACGAGCCACCCTTGGGCGCCTTCGCCACGCTGACGACGACCTTGCCCCGCGCATTGACCTTGACGGCCTTCTTCACCGTCTTGCCGCCGCCCTTGATGACGACCGTGACCTTGCTGCCGGCGGTGGCACCGGAGACGGTGACCGTCGCCTTGCCCGCCTTCTTGGCCGTCGGCTTCGGCGCGACCTTAACGACGGTCCTGCTCGACGCCTTCGCGACCGAGAACGCCTTGGTCGCCTCGGACCCGGCGACGTCGGCGTTGCCGCCGTACGCGAAGGTCGCGGTGTAGGAGCCCGCCGCGAGCGAGGCCGGGACCGTGAAGCCGGCGGTGCCCGCCTCCGTCAGGGTCTTGCTCTGCGTCGCGCCCAGACCGGTCAGGGTCACCGTGCCCGCACCGGGCACGGCCGCCGTGACGACGGCGGTCCTGCCGTACGTCGTGCTCGCGGCCCCGCCCGTGCTGACGGCGCTGGTCGCCTTGGTGACCGTCGCCGACGTCCCACCGGTCGAGGACCAGTAGCCCGCGGAGCCGGCGTACTCGACGGTCAGCGCGGTCGTCCCGACAGGAAGGTCGGAGACGGTGACGGTCGCGTGGCCGTCGACCAGGGTGCCGTCGCCCACAGGGGTGCCAGCGTTCTTGACCGTGACGGTGCCGTCGGGGGTGCCCTCCCCGGTGACGGTCACGTCGACCGATGCGGGGGTCCCCCGCACGCTGTCGGCGGTGGTGGCGGCGACCGTGGTCGCCTCCTTGAGGTCGCTCACGTCGAGCGGGGTCTCGGTGATCTGGTCGGCGTTGCTCGGGATCGTGCCCATGCCGTGGCCCTTGCGGGTCACGATCGAGTACTGCTTCGTCGGGTCGAGCGCGGTGAGCATGGTCGGCGTGAGGAGCAGCGTCGTCTCGAACGAGCCGTCGTCCGCGATCGCCGCGGACGCGCCGGTCGCCGGGTCGGGGCTGATGTCCTCGGCGCTGTTGCTCACCCAGTTGGTCGGGCCGTCGGCCCAGACCGCACCGCCGGCGTACGCCGGGTCGCCCTCGGCGTGCTCGCGCAGGCTGACGTAGACGCCCGGGAACGTCTTCTTGAAGCCGGTGCCGTCGACCTCGATCGGGACGCCGGCCTCCGTCTCCCCGCCGACCGAAGCGGTGGTCGCGGCGACCGCGCGGTCGATCGAGAGGTTGAACGGCGCGGGGTAGCGGATCCGGCCGGAGCCGTCGACCGTGTTGGCGACCAGCGACGCGAAGGAGAACGCCGGGACGGCCGGGTCGGCCGAGGCGTCACCCTGGAGGAACGCGAGGAGCTGGCTCGACCAACGACCGCGCAGGTTGCTCCACGTGTAGGCGGTCGACGTGGCGTCGAAGTCGTAGGCGAGGGCGTCGTACGACGTGGGGTACTTGGCGTCCTCCACACCCCCCGGGGCGCCCGGATCCACCGACAGGTCGACGATCGGCAGGTCGGTGCCGACGCGCTGGGTGGTCGGCGTGGCCGTGAGACCGCCGCTGCCGTAGGTCACGTCGGCCGTGACCGTGCCGGAGCCGTCCGCCTCGACCTCGAAGCCGAGGTCGGCGATCCTGAGCCAGCCGCCGCTGTCGGTGGCCAGGAGGTAGTTCGCGCCCTGGACGCTGAGCTCGGCGCTGCCGTCCGCCGCGACCGGGCCGGCGGTGCCGCCGGCCCAGGTGGTGAGGGGGCTGCTGTACGTCGCAGGGGCCGCGAACTTGTCCGGCTGCGGCGCCATCAGGTGGTCGCGGGCGATGCCGAGCATCTGGGAGACCTCCCACGTGGCCGTGCCGGTGCCGGGGACCGGACCGGTCTGGGCGGCGTCGGCCGGGCTCGCGGGGAGGACCCCGAGCGCACCGGCAGCGAGCGCTGCGGCGGTGAGCAGGGCGAGACGGGCTGGCCGTCGTCGGATTGCGGTGGACATGGGTGTTCCTTTCTCGGGTGACGCGGCAGGCGTCACTGCTGGATGGAGCGGGTGCCGGGGCCCGAGCCACCGACGGGGAGGAGGAGCACGAGGGCGGCCGCCAGCAGGCAGCCGGAGCCGAGCCACCACGGCAGCGACGAGCTGCCGTCGTCGCCGGCGGAGGTGGAGGTCGGGGCCGCGGCGAGGGCGACCTGGCTGACGGGTGCGGGCACACCGGCGAGCGCGCCGGTGCTCGGGACCGGCGCCACCGGCGGGGCGACGACCGCAGGAGCGGC is a window of Nocardioides conyzicola DNA encoding:
- a CDS encoding gamma-glutamylcyclotransferase family protein, translated to MTLYAAYGTNLDPARMSERCPHSPLSTTGWVQGWRLTFGGEEHGWDGALSTLVEDPIDQVFVAVYDVSREDESQLDGWEAADSGLYRKTKVRVTTMAGSVVAWTYVLDAYEGGLPSASYLGVLADAAEAADAPDDYVAALRRRPCRSIGH
- a CDS encoding VOC family protein, with the protein product MIDHFGINCADLPAAAAFYDKALGVLGFERVMDFGVALGYGTPGHPDFWISTQPDGSGPSSGPNREVHIAFVAESADAVRAFFDAAVSVGAEVLHEPRHWPEYHDHYFGAFVRDPDGNNVEAVCHTVAPG
- a CDS encoding purine-nucleoside phosphorylase gives rise to the protein MSHAAVQNSPYEHAAHAAERLAELTGIERHDVALVLGSGWLPAVDALGEATAEISTTDLPGFSAAAVAGHSGRIRSVRAGDKQLLVFLSRTHYYEGKGVAAVVHGVRTAARAGCRAIVLTNGCGGLKESWTPGTPVLISDHINLTGKSPIEGANFVDLTDLYSSRLRTMCREVDPSLDEGVYVQFPGPHYETPAEVRMAGILGGHLVGMSTTLEAIAAREAGMEVLGISLVTNLAAGISDQPLNHAEVLEAGREAASRMGDLLGRIVPRI
- a CDS encoding TetR/AcrR family transcriptional regulator, which translates into the protein MAAADRTRLRLVEAATEVLAEDGVFAASLVEITRRAGQRNRGAVHYHFGTREQLLVAVLHQHAPFLAAREGELLAAARETPSDDLASVLEAIVRPAVELAETGPSGRQYLVIVGQLVEEFDRLDEAVAAELTATGGYDVYALLAERMPPLDEALHNERLALITGFILRSVADRARAVERTLVEGGVAGRAQLPTERFVRNLVTMAAGMAVAPPIDVNTPS
- a CDS encoding NADPH:quinone oxidoreductase family protein; its protein translation is MRAVRVVRHGEPSTAIEVQDDVEVPEPGPGQVRVTVAAASLNFGDIARCRGGVAAVMAQPPFTLGMDLAGVVEAAGDGAEEWVGRRVVGISPQSLGGLAERALAGSFFEAPPELDDAEAAAFTLPFHISYLALHERAALQPGETVVVRGGASAVGTAAIQLAVAAGARVLAIAGGPDKAQLCRDLGAEVAIDHTSEDVFDAVMDATGDRGAEVIFDPIGGEQTETMWTCGALGGRYLAIGFNDDPESGLTGRPLRKLSMANMSALGVLLAYLDTPRDFRRFGINAFSPATGQRVHAALLDLVAAGSIRPVIGRRIGLDDVAAALEDHAARRTSGRTVVQIGAPS
- a CDS encoding sulfotransferase, translating into MNPDDLQAQATEQTGLDDFGDPSYREGLERYCAALVDEAQLNDLGNVALPPSLVAALTNRLKVVDHAKQHPEVTEERIEAPAIVIGMFRAGTTFLSNLLDLDPSNRALLGWESLDSVPPPQPGERKTGPRVDAAQGGVDMLEMLNPAISAIHHEAAYDPTECIAVMGQAFQSISWEAIANVPSYGAWWRAGDNRGAYDYHRLVLQTLQSAGVRGRWTLKSPHHALALDALVDTYPDARLVLLHRDPVTLTGSVCSLINVMSSTFSDADHRSYIASHWSDTLEESIDRIEDFRARRPEHPILDVRYADLARDPVATVRGIYDSLDLEAGAGAFEAMSAHLTAHPRGEFGGHQYDVAEFGLAEAAIRERFAAYVERYDVEPEHLAAPAG
- a CDS encoding TetR/AcrR family transcriptional regulator, producing the protein MPRISGETLQQHREQLQRRVFEAFADLMAERSFDAITMAAIAERADVGRTAIYHHFPDKESVVVAFASHETEEYLHRLRDVLAGSEEPPERLRLYLRYHLAEGERFHMGLGPQLYGVLGPDSRQAIRQHVVAVEDVLRGILESGIEDGSFRIEDLDTTMSLIHACLNPRHLPAATIESFVLRGVGAAGPG
- a CDS encoding Ig-like domain-containing protein, which translates into the protein MSTAIRRRPARLALLTAAALAAGALGVLPASPADAAQTGPVPGTGTATWEVSQMLGIARDHLMAPQPDKFAAPATYSSPLTTWAGGTAGPVAADGSAELSVQGANYLLATDSGGWLRIADLGFEVEADGSGTVTADVTYGSGGLTATPTTQRVGTDLPIVDLSVDPGAPGGVEDAKYPTSYDALAYDFDATSTAYTWSNLRGRWSSQLLAFLQGDASADPAVPAFSFASLVANTVDGSGRIRYPAPFNLSIDRAVAATTASVGGETEAGVPIEVDGTGFKKTFPGVYVSLREHAEGDPAYAGGAVWADGPTNWVSNSAEDISPDPATGASAAIADDGSFETTLLLTPTMLTALDPTKQYSIVTRKGHGMGTIPSNADQITETPLDVSDLKEATTVAATTADSVRGTPASVDVTVTGEGTPDGTVTVKNAGTPVGDGTLVDGHATVTVSDLPVGTTALTVEYAGSAGYWSSTGGTSATVTKATSAVSTGGAASTTYGRTAVVTAAVPGAGTVTLTGLGATQSKTLTEAGTAGFTVPASLAAGSYTATFAYGGNADVAGSEATKAFSVAKASSRTVVKVAPKPTAKKAGKATVTVSGATAGSKVTVVIKGGGKTVKKAVKVNARGKVVVSVAKAPKGGSFTVTATYAGDANHKASAGKATYKVAKPKKK